Proteins found in one Quercus robur chromosome 2, dhQueRobu3.1, whole genome shotgun sequence genomic segment:
- the LOC126698457 gene encoding uncharacterized protein LOC126698457: MVEMLLKAQKYMNVEDALAAIKDAEKPGDKAKREDDRRGQKRDRPDRRNNDGNRRKDDKNPRTNKYCRFHKDHGHNTEDCRDLKEQIEELIRKGKLQKYVKKGEYSKFRDNNKIQHESFSQDDDRPSQPPHKVIGEINTITGRPFSGGSFKSLKKAYQRQVNSVHAIPPSKHRRTYQDISFSEGDTMGVKQPHNDPLVIMLNIEGFNTKRILIDNGSSADIIYLPTFQQLKLDPKRLRPFDSPLISFSGDRVYPGA; encoded by the exons ATGGTGGAAATGCTCCTGAAGGCACAGAAGTATATGAATGTTGAAGATGCTTTAGCTGCCATAAAGGATGCCGAGAAGCCAGGCGACAAGGCCAAGAGGGAAGACGATCGTAGGGGGCAGAAGAGAGATCGACCAGATCGTCGGAACAATGACGGGAACAGGAGGAAAGATGATAAAAATCCTCGAACA AATAAGTACTGCCGGTTCCACAAAGATCATGGCCACAACACGGAGGATTGCAGAGACCTAAAGGAGCAAATAGAGGAGTTAATACGGAAAGGGAAGTTAcagaaatatgtgaagaaaggagaatatagcAAGTTCAGGGACAACAATAAAATCCAGCATGAATCCTTCTCCCAGGATGACGACCGTCCGTCCCAACCTCCACACAaggtgatcggggagataaacacgatTACAGGAAGGCCGTTTTCAGGAGGATCATTTAAATCACTCAAAAAGGCATACCAGAGACAGGTGAACAGCGTCCACGCCATACCTCCGTCCAAGCACCGACGAACATACCAGGACATTTCCTTCAGTGAAGGAGACACCATGGGAGTGAAGCAGCCCCACAACGATCCCTTGGTCATAAtgctgaatatagaagggttcaataccaAGAGGATCCTCATCGATAATGGAAGTTCCGCGgacatcatctacctcccaACCTTCCAGCAGCTGAAACTAGATCCGAAAAGACTACGCCCTTTTGACTCTCCACTCATCAGCTTCAGCGGAGACAGGGTCTACCCAGGAGCATAG